In the genome of Bacteroidota bacterium, the window ATTAATAGTTACACACCATCCACTCCTCTTGCAACCTGCGAGATGAGGCTTTGCAAGCCGTAACCCTACGCTCAACTCTGTGTATAGTCCAACCGTTTCGGGTAGCAAATTCCTCGATAACCTCATTAGGGTACATGGTCAGCATAAACTTACCTTTCAGCCTCTCGCACAACTCCAACAGCTCTTTTAGGTTCTGATCGTTAAACATTCCACTATAATGACCCATATTACTACCAACATAGGGCGGGTCGATGAAGTGGAACGCACCCTCCGTGTCATACCGCGCAATCACTTTCAGTGCATCGTCCATCTCTATGGTAACGCATTCCAACCGCTCTTTGAGAGACAAATTAAAAGCCTCTTTGGCGTAGAACAACTTCTTCGGATGGCGGCTTACCTTCTTGTCAAACCCAAAAGAACCGCCAAAGTGGCTCGCAAACGACATCTTACTCGTGGTGTACACAGCCCAAGCCCGCTCAACTTCGCCAAAAAACTGAGGATTGGCATACACATAGCCTGCGTGCTTATGAGCGGCTCTACTGTGCAGCAACAAGTCAATCTTCGCTTTCAACTCCTCAAACCTCGTTGTTGCCACCCTGTAAAAGTTGATTAACTCCATGTTCAGGTCATTGATTACCTCAATCTCGCTCGGCTGTTTTGCAAAAAATAACGCTGCTCCGCCCGCAAATACCTCCGTGTACAGGTTGTGCTGAGGCACAAGCGGCAAGATGTGTTTTAGCATGGTTTGCTTACCTCCGTAGTAAGTAATGGGCGTCTTACCCATTGGCTTTACTTTTTCTGTTTTTTGTTTACTCATATTTGTTTTAAAAATTACTTTTGTTCCATCTCAAATCTTAATAAAAAAAGGTGCTGACACACCGTCCAAAGGCTCTGCCTCTGGCTTTGGTGTGTCAGCACCTTAATTAACCGAGCCTGAGATACTCGGTTGAAGTCAGGGGCTTTTTTTAAAGCCCCTTTAAATCTGTTTTAAATTTACTGCAAATGCACCCTGTGGTTGAAGTGCAACATCACATCGTCACTTCCCGAATAGCTGCTGTGAGCTACCTCCACATTGCCGTTGGTCTTGAACACCACCGAAGCCCAATGATTCGGCTCCACCAAATAAGGGTCGCCACCCGGTCCCGCCAAAGGCGACACCTCGCTTAACGGAACGAGTACTACCTGCTCCTTCGCAGGCATCAGACGGGGGAAAGGCACAGCCGCAGACAGGTTCGGAAAGGTTATTATTAAGTTGTTGCTGTCAAAGCTCTCCTTGCGGCAACTTCCTGACAACTCCATATACTGCCCCCATTTCCGCACCCGCAGATTGCCATATCCCATGCCCGCTAGGTCGCTGCCAATCTTGCGCCAGCCACCTGAGACATCGTACTCGATGTCAAGAGCACTAATTACAATCAGTTCACTTGGGTTATACACCGTGTACCACTCAAATCCATAGTCAGCGAGTTCTTTGATGCGGTACTTCGTAGGCTGACTCGCGGATTGCTCCACCCGTGCCCACCTGCGAAAATGAACATTCTTGCTACTCCCGTCTGCACTCACTCGTGGTGATGGTAGTTGCACCTCTTCATACGGCACGAGCACAGGGTCTGTAACCACAGTCATATCCCAACTCTGCTCAGCCACCCAATATACCTCACCTTTCATCGCAATATACCCTTGTGTAATGCCAATCATTGGGTTAGACATCAGCAAATTGGCGCGACAGCCTGTCAAAATGCAGCTTTCCTTGTACGCAAGTCCTTCAATTCCGGATTTTAAGTAATCGTAAATCAGGTTTAAGTCCTGCGCTTTCAGTTTATACCCACCGCTTGGGCTCGGTATGTTAAATTTATTCATATTCTACAACAAAAATTTTATCTGCTAAATTATAGCGTGCCACCCACGCCCTTATCCTATCTTCCTCTCCGCTCAACGCAGCAGGCACAACCACCCTGTAATCAGGAAACCCGTCAGTCTCGCTATCGTGGTATAAGATAGGAGAGTTATAATCCTCGTTCTCGCCATCGTGGTAAAGTACCTGTGGCAAGGGATCAACCTCTCCATCGTGATAAATCACCACTTCGGGAGCGAGGTCTGCTATTGTTTGCACCTTAATTCGTTTCTCCACAGGGTCAAAAAGCCTGTTTAAAAGGCTTGCCAAAACTCCCTGCTGTGAGCTGTACTTAATCCTAAAATCCCAATCCGCAGACCTGTTAGCCAAATCATCAGCCAACTGCTGCTGGGGAGCGAGAAACACATAATGCAGCGCAACAACGTCTTCCCTGCGCCTCCTTGAAGGCAGGTATCGCCATAGCCAGTTCTTCAAGTTCCATGCGTAACTCCTTATCATTGCGGGATATACGTCAGGTTAAAGTTTTCTATTTCAAAATAACCGCTTGCAGGGTCGTACTCCCGCAACACAGTAACATAGCTTCCGCCATCAGGCTTCGCCTGCAATACTTTCAGGTCAAAGTCTATACAGCCGCTCACAGCTTCGCCAGCATCGCGCAGGCGGTTAATGTTCAACACGCCATTGAAAAATATCTCCTTCAAATGATTTGAAAGTGCCGCCTCAAACTCGTCCTTAAACTCACTCTCAAGCAGCTTGCCGTCAAAAAATACATCACCCGTAATCGCCACCTTATCACATGCCACAGACACCGTCAAATGCTGCGTACCTGCAAATTTCTTCTGCCTAATATAACTGTCGAGCATGGTACGCTCCTCCGGGCTTAAAGGATCAAGCCCTCCGCTTCCGTCATCTTTGGCAACTTTTATCCAAAGCAACCTGCCCGACACACTCACAGCAACCTTACTCACAAGCCTTTTCTCCAGGTCTTCCACCAGATACACCAACCTGCCGTCCACCTCCGTCAGCGTGTCGCCACTCTGCCACTTCAACACCTCGCTTGCGTACCACTTTGGCGTACCTGCCACAGCCGCATCAGCCGCATCGTCAAGCTCCCTTTTTTTCTGCTCCCAAAGCTGCTCCAGCAACACCTGAGCAGACGCAAACACACGCTTTAAGCTCGCCCACACACTTACCCTGCTCGTAGTGGTAATTTCCGCAAGCGTGGCCTCGCTTGCCTTAGCTTCCTCTATAACCGCCTCTATCTGCTCTCTTGTTCTTGCCATTATTTAAAACTATTAAACTGCGCACCAACCACCTGCGCGGCAGCCTGTGATACCGCTTCTGCGGTCAATATTGCCTCCCCGACCGTGCCATTGTCAAAGACTACATCCTTTGAAACAACTTCTTTTGCAGGCATTTTAGAAGTGCCGGTGAGACCTCCGTTATTATACACAACACCAAGCCTCACATCTTGTGGCAGCGCTTGGTCTGCCGTTGTCGGGTCTGTGAGTGGCAACGGATTACCACTCGTGTCCTCGCCTATGTAGGAGCCGCCTGTCATGAAGGCAAATCTTCCTGAAATATGTGAGCCAGCCTTTGTGTAGTCATGCTGTAAGGATAGTACTTCAACGGGGATTGATGGGTTTAAATTGTTTATTGCCGGGGCGTTAATAGTACTGGAATTTATTACAGTTCCGAAAATCCGAACCTTAATACTTTGCAATGCCAGCAGATTCATCGAAGTTCCGACAGGAGAAATCGTACCATATATGTTAATTTGTGCCGAGCCTGAGCAGTAATATAATACACCGTTAATAGGGTAATCGCCATAGAAGTTTATGATGCCATGTAGAGGTCTTATGCCAAACAAATAATTACCTGTACCAATAGCAGCCCCACCAATGAGATTAAGTGTTTGACCAGGCGTTGTGTCAATTCTCAACATTTCATACAAGCCAGGCACCAGCAGAGCTTCAATAGTACGCTCTGCGCCAGCAAAACCAAACATATAGCCTCCCGCTGCTATACTTAGAGCAGGGAACGAAGAGTTGGTAATGCTCGTAACTTTAATGTCTATGTCGGGAGTAATATTCTTGCCGTTTATATACACTTCATCCCCGACAGTAGGCACAGTTCCTACTCTCAAAGGGTCATCGCTGTTCCAGTTAGCTGCATTAGACCAGTTACCGTTACTTATTGGAAACATTATAGCCATTTCTCTAATCTTTTGTTTTGCTCAGAAAGTGCTTCTTGAATGTTATTTGCCACAAATGTTGTTGATGAAAAGACTATCTCGCCCTCCTCTTTCTCTTCCCACACCCTTAGTGTTAGTACATACTTATCGCCCATCGGAGCTATGCTTGTGCTGTATTTTATTATTTTACTCATAATCCAAAATATATCTGTCTGTCCATTTTCCATTTGCAACTCCTGTTTCAACCTCGCCCTCAGCCTTAACCTCAATCCTCGTAATCTTCCACCCTGTGCTGCTTTCTTCTGTTCCGTCATTCGCTACACCGCAATAGCTGTACGGCTCTTGCCAGTCGTGCCTGTAAACCTTACCTGCTTTACGTGGCGGCACTTTCTTTCCAACGCTTATTCCCCTGTCGCCTTTGAAGCCAACGGAAAACCTGTTATCTCTCCTGAAACTGATACTAACCGACATTCTCTCTCCTTACATTAAACAGTTCAACCACTTCAATCTTGGTGGCTGAGGCACTCGAAGCCCCAATCTCCACGCTCACGGTAGCGGTTAATTTTCCACTCTGCCAAACAGCCGTAGCCTCATCTTCCACCACCAAAAGCACTTCCCCTTCTTCTTCGCCCGGTTCAAGTTCCTCTGTACTTTTCCTTAGTACCGCCACAGGCTTCCTGTTTATGCTTAAAACAACAGTAAGTTCATCCAGCTCCTCCCACGCAATCGGCTCACCGCCTGCATCGGCAAGCGTAAGCACAAGTGCCAAAGTTTCGCCCGCTATAAAAGTCTCAAGTCTCATCTTATACGTCAGCAATAATTCCCGCACTTCGCAGTGCGTCCACAATAGCCTTCACGTGTGCTGCCAACTCTGGCAAAGTCACCGAACTCACATCATAGCCACTCTTTGAACTTGTTCCTATGATTGCGCCCCAGCCACCATCAGGCGTAATAGCATTCTGTTTCTCGTCAAGTGCACTTTGCAACCCAGTAACAGTTGTTATTGCTTGTTCGCCTGTATGATTAGCCCTATTTTTCAGATTAATGTCTGTGTCATTAGCCGTAGCTCCTGATGCAATTCCGTCCAATTTTGACTTGTCCGCACTTGACATCAAGCCGTCATCGTCCGTAGTAGCCACATCGTTGCTTGCCTTGTCGTCAAGTGCGGCTACAAGACCTATAACATCGCTCATCGCTATTGCCAGCAGAGCCTTAACCTCTGCGGCTGTCAGAGCCTTTACCTCGCCACTTCCAAGTCTGCCTACCAGCCTGCTCACAGGTATAGCAATGTGCGTCAGTTCTCCCGCACTGTCCCGCAAGATCATTGCGCTGTTTTCGCTCAATACATTCTTTTCCAGCTTCCTGTCGTCAAGGTGTGCGAAGTTGCCGTCTATCTCCGCATTGGTTAGCGGCTCGCCTTTCTCACTTCTATATACTATTGCCATAATTTCAAATCTTCAAATCAATTAATCAACATAATCTTCTCCAAAATAATCCTCTCCTGCATAGTGGGTATCAGGTATTTGACCTACTATGCCACTCACGGGGCTTACCCCCTCACGCTCTATCGCCATCAACATCACACGGTTGTTACCTGTCAGTTCGGGAACTTCCTCCCTCACTTTCAGCTTTTGACCCGGATAGAGCAAGTCGTCCATTGACAGTCGGTTGTCCGCCAATAGTGTTATCACGCCCTCCTCACAGCCGTACTCCTGTATGGCTATGTCTTCCAACTGCTGTCCGTTTCCTGTTGTTACCTCTTTCATTTTCTCCTTTTTCGTACCCCGACCCCTCGGTCATTGAGCTTGTCGAAATGCCGAAGGGTCATTCTGTGCGCTCTGCTGCTATTAATATTTCTCCCTGCTCTGTCCTCACATTTTGGTTCACCCAGCCGTCTGCTCGCAACTGCCTGTTTATCTCGCTTAGGTTGTTAATACTTGCCCCACGCTTCTTGTTTAGCTTTATCAAATCCATGCCCAGTAATGGGTCATATTTCAACCCGCCTTTATTCAACAGGGTCAGGTCTTGCAGGTTCTGCACATCGCTGTCGCCTATGCACAGGTCGCCATTTTCAATTCTCAATTCTCCACTTTCAACTATGAGTATATCCTTAGCCATGTTTTACCTTTTCATTTTTAAAATCCGTAAGAACCTGCGACTGCTTCGCTGCCATTGCGGTATCAAACGCCACCGAAGTACCCACAGCACCAAGACCGTCAAGCACAACAGCCAACGCCCTTGTAGCCTGTTGCAGCAGGTTTATGTTGCTGTTCAGCTTCTTCATCTCCCGCTCCGCCTCATCTCCTCGTACCATGCTCCACTCTCCGCCTCGCAGCCACACTTCTTCGGGGTCTATGGTAGCTATCACACACAGCTTATCCGACTGCTCCAACCTGCCAACCACCACATAGCTCCCAACGGCTGCCCACAGCACAAATTTTCCCGCTCCCTCCGTTGCTTGATAGCTGATGGTTATCTCGCCAAACCACGGGCTACTTATCCGCATTGTGCCATTCGCTTTATTCACACTTAACACCTCCGCTATATACAGCGCAGGCGGAGCGTTCTTTGCCAGCTTCTGTATTGCCTCTCTTATCGTGTATCTGCTCTTTAATGTCATTGCGCTAATAGTGTTAATTGGTTGCTGCTGTCCCGCAATTGCGGACCCAATGTTATCTGCCTGCGATACCCGCCCATACCAAAGCTTACTTTCACCTCATCCACATAGTTGGTGGTTTGTTTTAGTTCATAATTGTCCGTTTCCACATGCGCCAGCATACCCGGATAGATAGCCGGCAGCCCAAATGTCGTCATGCTTCCTTCAAAGCTGTCCACTTTGTTTTCTGCATACAACCTCTTGGCGATGGCTTCGATTTGCGCTTGTGTTAGCCCCGGTATCATCAACTCTTTTGTATCGCCCTCCTCATCTCCTTTGAACTGCGAGGTAATCACCTTGCCGTCTGCCTGTCTGCTGCTCACTTTCACTTTAATCTGCTTGTCCTCGGCACGGGTAAACGACAGGTCATTGCTTATCACGTTTTGGTTCAGCTTATATTTTACAGGAACACTATTTCCTGACGCTTGATATTGATTTCCAACTACAAGTGTAAATTTTGGTTTATTATTCCCATTCCCATTCCCATGATAATATGGTGGTTCTACACCATATTCGGAGGTTAGAATTGTGCTTTTGAGACCATACACTTCTTCTATTTTCGCTAATACTTTTCCTGCTGTCGGTTCGTCTTTTGTGATGTAAAACACGCCCCCAAGTGCTGTATCCACAACCTCATACTCCAAAGGCATACCTTCTGTTATATACCGAATAACCTGCATCAAGTTTCCTCCGCTAAAAGACTTGGGAGAAACCTCTTTACGTTTCATCTTGTACATATAGTCTTCGCATTCTATCTCAAGGGGGACAGTTGGATTTACATTTCTCACAAATCCCGCAAACTCAAGCCTGTTTTCTGTTTTTCCCCCGCCTTCCTGCGCATACTTCATCCATACGCGCACAGCATCTCCCCCTTTCACGACCTCGCCAAGAGGCTTGCGAAAACTAACATCCCTGTTTCCCACCATTATATTTTTTGGCAAGCGTATAGTGCAAGTCCCTGTCATCTCTTTCAGCGACTTGTTTATTTCCACCTCATGCACATAGTCTATGTACAGAAATGCTCCATCTTGCAGGTTTATCATTATGGCGATTTCCGGATTAAGCATTTTGCATTAAGAGTTGAATTTCTACAGGGTTATCACTCACCGCCATTATCTCAAATGGCTGTACATTTTCAAAACCGTCCATTGCAGGCAGCTTCACATCGTCTACCACCAGAAAATCAAGCCCTTCTCCGCCAGTATTATTTTCCCACCCCTCAAACCACCTCCTGACAGTTTCGCTCGAAAATATAAGGTGGGTGTTTTTAGTAAATACCTTCAACAGTTGGGCGGTTTGCTCATAAGGAAGCTCGTCTGCTTCCTCGTTTATCAGGAAGCCTTTAAAATGAAGCTGCCAGTCACCCATGCTGATGAACTCTTTCACCGTGCCGTTTCTTCCCTGAAGGGGTGTTTTCACTATATTTTTCGCACAGGTTATTTCCAAAATCGTGTACGGGCTCAAATTGTACCAATAGCCCGAGCCTTCACTTGGGAGTTTTTGAACTCCAAATGCAAACCTGTCGATTAAAACAGAGCCGCCCATACCTTGCTCAAGCCTAAGCCCATCGCCTTTCTCAAGCTGTGCTGCATCAGGAAAATCACCCCCACCGGAAGCCACTCCGCTACCCGAACCCGCTAACGGAAAGAGAGGTACTCGGCTATACACGCCAAACACCTCTCGAAACGCATTGTTTATATCAAATTTTATTTCTGCCATCACATTGCTACATTTCCTGATTCTCCGCTAAACCGCCTCGCTTCAAACCCAAGTACCCATTTCAATTGCTGCCACTTTTCACTATACTCCTCATCGTTTAATTTTTCAGGGTAAGGTATATGAAAGTGGTAGCTGAGCAGTCCGTTTATTTTTCGCAAAATATCTTCCCCCGCAATACTGCTCACTGCCGGAGCGAGGTCTAAGACTTTTTTAAGCGACCACCTAAAAAGGCTACCTCTTGGTTGATTAGCACTGCTGCAGACAGGCTGATTTCCGGGTGTTCTTTTTGCCTTTTGTCGCCCGCAAGCCAGCAGTTGGCAATGAGCATATCGCCTGTTTCCACAACTTTTTTGTCAATAAACAAACTCATCGCCTTAGCCTTTACCTCGCGCACAGGCTCTTTGTAGTAGGCGATAGAGATTTCACTCTCGTTCACGTCCACCTCTATCTCCGTGATCTTGCCCCACTCTTTCTCAAGTGCTTCTTTCTCTTTGGCTGTGATTTTACCCACATACATCGGCTCGTTGCTCTTAACCTCAGTCTCAGTCTTATTATTTTTTGTTGTCATAAATAAATATATTATCCTTTAAATGGTTTGATTTCGCTGGCAAAAAAAGGCAATGTCGCACGCAGTCCCTCTGCGTTTCCGCCCGAAACCTGCTTATCGTTTTCCTTGAAAACAACGTTGGAGATTGCCTCTTTCACAAAAATGCCGTCTTTGAAAAGCCCTACGGTTATGGTAAAGGGTTTCAGGTCAAGTACAGAGCCTTTACCACTCACTTGCAATCCCAGCACCTCCTCCATCAGGAGCGTAATGCTCCCCTCCACGTTGTAATTGCCTCTCACATGACCAACAGACTTTCTGTTACCCACAACTCGCACAGGGTTCACGTCCTGCGATTCCTTGTACGACAGTTCTACAACGCCCGGACATACCCTGCCCAAAAACGCCACCTGCACATCTGCTGCGCTGTATC includes:
- a CDS encoding DNA adenine methylase, yielding MSKQKTEKVKPMGKTPITYYGGKQTMLKHILPLVPQHNLYTEVFAGGAALFFAKQPSEIEVINDLNMELINFYRVATTRFEELKAKIDLLLHSRAAHKHAGYVYANPQFFGEVERAWAVYTTSKMSFASHFGGSFGFDKKVSRHPKKLFYAKEAFNLSLKERLECVTIEMDDALKVIARYDTEGAFHFIDPPYVGSNMGHYSGMFNDQNLKELLELCERLKGKFMLTMYPNEVIEEFATRNGWTIHRVERRVTACKASSRRLQEEWMVCNY
- a CDS encoding DUF6046 domain-containing protein, giving the protein MAEIKFDINNAFREVFGVYSRVPLFPLAGSGSGVASGGGDFPDAAQLEKGDGLRLEQGMGGSVLIDRFAFGVQKLPSEGSGYWYNLSPYTILEITCAKNIVKTPLQGRNGTVKEFISMGDWQLHFKGFLINEEADELPYEQTAQLLKVFTKNTHLIFSSETVRRWFEGWENNTGGEGLDFLVVDDVKLPAMDGFENVQPFEIMAVSDNPVEIQLLMQNA
- a CDS encoding LysM peptidoglycan-binding domain-containing protein; the encoded protein is MKEVTTGNGQQLEDIAIQEYGCEEGVITLLADNRLSMDDLLYPGQKLKVREEVPELTGNNRVMLMAIEREGVSPVSGIVGQIPDTHYAGEDYFGEDYVD